In one Candidatus Absconditicoccus praedator genomic region, the following are encoded:
- the fusA gene encoding elongation factor G, whose amino-acid sequence MSTAKKVSLDNVRNIGIVAHIDAGKTTTTERILYYTGRKHKIGETHEGASDMDWMEQEKERGITITSAATTCFWDENQINIIDTPGHVDFTVEVERALRVLDGGVAVFDASQGVEPQSETVWRQADRYHVPRIAFVNKMDKMGADFFMSLDSIKEKLTDKGVALQLPWGQATEFKGVINLVEMKAYTFEGNYGMETVEHEIPDELKDQAEEYREIMLDKLSVFDDELAEKYLEGEEISQDLIKKAIRAGVIQNELYPVLCGSALKNAGVQFVLDGVSDFLPSPEDVGAVKGVNPDTGDEDERNPSEKEATSALAFKIVNDPYVGTLTYARVYSGVIKSGDTLYNPVTDKKERIGRLLLMHADKREEVTEITAGHICAFLGLKETKTGNTLCDQKKPILLEQMEFPDPVISMSIEPASKKDQEKMGMALGKISNEDPSFKFHTDEESGQTIIAGMGELHLDIIVDRLKREYKVEANTGKPQVAYRETIQETAKGEGKFVKQTGGRGQYGHVHLRIEPFEDEEKTYEFQDEIVGGVIPKDFIGAVDKGVKETMQKGILAGYQIINVKAAVFDGSYHEVDSSEVAFKVASYKAFKDAYYKANPIIMEPIMDVEVTTPEEYMGDVMGDLSSRRGRVEGQDQRGHAVAIKARVPLAEMFGYATSLRSFTQGRANYVMKFAGYEKVPDVIQKQLIEERSGKVSGLDEDEE is encoded by the coding sequence ATGTCAACAGCGAAAAAAGTAAGTTTAGATAATGTTAGAAATATTGGTATTGTAGCACATATTGATGCTGGTAAAACAACTACCACAGAAAGAATACTTTACTATACATGAAGAAAACATAAAATCTGAGAAACTCATGAATGAGCATCAGACATGGACTGGATGGAGCAGGAAAAAGAAAGATGAATTACAATTACTTCAGCTGCTACTACGTGTTTTTGGGATGAAAATCAAATTAATATTATTGATACTCCTTGACACGTTGATTTTACAGTGGAGGTAGAAAGAGCATTGAGAGTTTTGGACTGAGGAGTTGCTGTGTTTGATGCAAGTCAATGAGTAGAGCCTCAGTCAGAAACAGTTTGGAGACAAGCAGACAGATATCATGTTCCAAGAATAGCTTTTGTAAACAAAATGGATAAAATGTGAGCTGATTTTTTTATGTCTTTGGATTCTATAAAAGAAAAGCTTACTGATAAATGAGTTGCATTGCAATTACCTTGGTGACAGGCAACAGAATTCAAAGGTGTGATAAACCTTGTTGAAATGAAAGCTTATACATTTGAATGAAATTATTGAATGGAAACTGTAGAGCATGAAATTCCAGATGAACTAAAAGATCAAGCAGAAGAGTATAGAGAAATAATGTTGGATAAATTATCTGTTTTTGATGATGAATTAGCAGAAAAATATCTTGAATGAGAGGAAATATCTCAAGACTTGATAAAAAAAGCTATTAGAGCGTGAGTAATACAAAATGAGCTATATCCAGTTTTATGTGGGTCTGCTTTGAAAAATGCATGAGTACAATTCGTTCTAGATGGAGTATCTGACTTTCTTCCATCTCCAGAAGATGTGGGTGCAGTAAAATGAGTTAATCCTGATACTGGTGATGAAGATGAAAGAAATCCTTCAGAAAAAGAAGCAACTTCTGCATTGGCATTTAAGATAGTGAATGATCCATATGTTGGTACATTAACTTATGCAAGAGTTTACTCTGGTGTAATAAAATCTGGAGATACTTTGTATAATCCAGTGACAGATAAAAAAGAAAGAATTTGAAGACTTTTATTGATGCATGCAGATAAAAGAGAAGAAGTAACTGAAATTACAGCTGGACATATTTGTGCTTTTCTTTGATTAAAAGAAACAAAAACATGAAATACTCTTTGTGATCAAAAAAAACCAATCCTATTGGAACAAATGGAATTCCCTGATCCAGTAATAAGTATGTCTATAGAGCCAGCTTCTAAGAAAGATCAAGAAAAAATGTGAATGGCATTAGGAAAGATTTCAAATGAGGATCCATCATTTAAATTTCATACAGATGAAGAAAGTGGTCAGACAATTATTGCTTGAATGTGAGAATTGCACCTTGATATTATAGTTGATAGATTAAAAAGAGAATATAAGGTAGAAGCTAACACTTGAAAACCTCAAGTAGCTTATAGAGAGACAATTCAGGAAACAGCAAAATGAGAAGGAAAATTTGTTAAACAAACATGAGGTAGATGACAATACTGACATGTTCATCTAAGAATAGAACCATTTGAAGATGAAGAAAAAACTTACGAGTTTCAGGATGAGATAGTTTGAGGAGTTATTCCAAAAGATTTCATTTGAGCTGTAGATAAATGAGTAAAAGAAACTATGCAAAAGTGAATTCTTGCATGATATCAAATAATAAATGTAAAGGCAGCAGTATTTGATGGTTCATACCATGAGGTTGATAGTTCAGAAGTAGCATTTAAGGTTGCTTCTTATAAAGCTTTCAAAGATGCATACTACAAGGCTAATCCAATAATAATGGAGCCAATAATGGATGTAGAAGTAACAACTCCAGAAGAATATATGGGTGATGTTATGTGAGACTTAAGTTCAAGAAGATGAAGAGTGGAGTGACAAGATCAAAGATGACATGCTGTTGCAATTAAAGCTAGAGTTCCATTGGCAGAAATGTTTGGGTATGCTACTTCTCTTAGATCTTTTACACAGGGTAGAGCAAATTATGTGATGAAGTTTGCAGGATATGAAAAAGTTCCAGATGTAATACAAAAGCAACTTATAGAAGAAAGAAGTGGTAAAGTTTCTGGCTTGGATGAAGATGAGGAGTAA
- a CDS encoding chloride channel protein, which produces MYGQATTIEEFVLLILAVVVIVIFGGAIAAFFIAIFQFIFSKGDSEKIKKAWNTIRYMLLGIILTILLLFIFPVVFERLEIPGHEQYTAQNIFEKAGELVQHLISGEGLESMQSTGEPAGPTGPL; this is translated from the coding sequence ATGTACGGTCAAGCTACTACTATAGAAGAATTTGTTTTGTTAATACTTGCTGTTGTGGTCATAGTAATTTTTTGATGAGCCATAGCAGCTTTTTTTATTGCAATATTTCAGTTTATATTTTCAAAATGAGATTCAGAAAAAATTAAAAAAGCATGGAACACTATAAGATATATGCTACTATGAATAATTTTAACAATATTACTTTTATTTATTTTCCCAGTTGTTTTTGAAAGATTAGAAATACCTTGACATGAACAGTATACAGCCCAAAATATTTTTGAAAAAGCAGGAGAATTAGTTCAACACCTCATTAGTTGAGAATGATTAGAAAGCATGCAATCAACTTGAGAACCTGCTTGACCTACTTGACCTCTTTAA
- the rpsP gene encoding 30S ribosomal protein S16, which yields MLKIRLARTGRSKRPFYKIVVTEHSKPANTGFKSVLGWYNPMEHKVEADLEKAKKHINNGAKPSERVAKILYNVSNDEFFAKFFSYKERKRTKKNEDK from the coding sequence ATGCTAAAAATTAGACTAGCAAGAACTTGAAGATCAAAAAGACCTTTTTATAAAATAGTAGTTACTGAACACTCTAAACCTGCTAATACCTGATTCAAGTCTGTTCTTTGATGGTATAACCCTATGGAACACAAAGTTGAGGCAGATCTTGAAAAAGCAAAAAAACATATAAACAACTGAGCTAAACCTAGTGAGAGAGTTGCTAAAATTTTGTATAATGTTTCTAATGATGAGTTTTTTGCTAAGTTTTTTTCTTATAAAGAAAGAAAAAGAACAAAGAAAAATGAGGACAAATAG
- the rpmG gene encoding 50S ribosomal protein L33, with the protein MASKKGSRILVGLICKETGVQNYVTERNKLNTNKFEIKKYCPKLRKHTMHKMREKLK; encoded by the coding sequence ATGGCAAGCAAAAAATGATCTAGAATTTTAGTGTGACTAATATGTAAAGAAACTGGTGTTCAAAATTATGTTACAGAAAGAAATAAGCTTAATACAAATAAGTTTGAAATTAAAAAATATTGCCCTAAGTTAAGAAAACATACTATGCATAAAATGAGAGAAAAACTAAAATAA
- a CDS encoding ABC transporter ATP-binding protein, translated as MKKTDVLKGVDLDVSSGQIYGFLGPNGAGKTTTLKCILGFLKHTSGSIKVFGENLNEKPDLYKKIGYSPENAYFYDHLDGIEFLIFAGQLSGLTKQEAELRGLDLLDKLGLLFAKNKMVKSYSKGMRQRLGLAASLINDPQIVFWDEPMSGLDPLGRILVKNLMLELNEKGKTIFFNTHILSDVEEVAHRFGIVFDGKIVYEENIKNINNSLEEIFKETVESQEKLIDVI; from the coding sequence ATGAAAAAAACCGATGTTTTAAAGTGAGTTGATTTGGATGTTTCAAGCTGACAAATTTATTGATTTTTATGACCGAATTGAGCATGAAAAACAACTACTTTGAAATGTATATTATGATTTTTGAAACATACAAGCTGAAGTATCAAAGTGTTTTGAGAAAATCTTAATGAAAAACCTGATCTATATAAAAAAATTTGATATTCGCCAGAAAATGCTTATTTTTATGATCATTTGGATGGAATAGAATTTTTGATTTTTGCCGGTCAGTTGTCCGGACTTACCAAACAAGAGGCAGAACTTAGATGATTGGATCTTTTAGATAAATTATGACTATTATTTGCTAAAAATAAAATGGTAAAATCTTATTCTAAAGGTATGAGACAAAGATTGGGTCTGGCAGCAAGCTTGATAAATGATCCACAAATAGTATTTTGGGATGAGCCAATGAGTGGTCTTGATCCTTTGTGAAGAATTTTAGTTAAAAATTTGATGCTAGAATTGAATGAAAAGTGAAAAACAATTTTTTTTAATACTCATATACTATCTGATGTTGAGGAGGTTGCTCATAGGTTTTGAATTGTGTTTGACGGAAAAATAGTTTATGAAGAAAATATAAAAAATATAAATAACTCTCTAGAAGAAATATTCAAAGAAACTGTAGAGAGTCAAGAAAAATTAATTGATGTTATATAG
- a CDS encoding GGDEF domain-containing protein — MNERKEGLLEEVLSQEGLLRNFEKTIREELKNKLTAGFLNLDENEKRFLIGSGFIQSKEELKKRLFKVAISFGVNKIELYRMYPDTGKFEVLFSYSTDSEDMLSKVGDVFDAKENINFENVLNGEHMSQVGVDGVGIDIAFRFSNNNVVIGLDNVNCAREFTEIEKMLIQPFASELALAYDAGNLLFKNSSDSLTKVLNRGAFDKRIENGVGIFGQPMPDPLGIVFFDIDHFKQVNDVRGHEAGDKILIGVSRVLHDYLSKVDGELYRYGGEEFVAVIPQDSGFETAQQIKSYLEEIRQYVCSLRGDFYGIGEEFDGVSFSSGVSLIKDQSTEARIQAVRDADYLVYDAKNSGRNCIKI, encoded by the coding sequence ATGAACGAAAGGAAAGAAGGTTTGTTGGAAGAAGTTTTGTCTCAAGAAGGTTTATTGAGAAATTTTGAAAAAACAATCAGAGAAGAGCTTAAAAATAAATTAACAGCTGGGTTTCTAAATTTAGATGAAAATGAAAAAAGATTTCTTATATGATCAGGTTTTATTCAGTCAAAAGAAGAATTAAAAAAAAGGCTTTTTAAGGTTGCAATCTCTTTTGGAGTAAATAAAATAGAATTGTATAGAATGTATCCTGATACTGGAAAATTTGAGGTTTTGTTTTCTTATTCTACAGATTCAGAAGATATGTTAAGTAAAGTGGGAGATGTTTTTGATGCAAAAGAAAATATAAATTTTGAGAATGTTTTGAATTGAGAGCATATGTCTCAAGTTGGTGTGGATTGAGTTGGTATTGATATAGCATTTAGATTTTCTAATAATAACGTTGTTATATGACTTGATAATGTAAATTGTGCAAGAGAGTTTACAGAGATAGAAAAGATGCTAATACAGCCATTTGCTTCAGAATTGGCTCTAGCATATGATGCAGGTAATCTTTTGTTTAAAAATTCATCTGATAGTCTTACAAAAGTTTTGAATAGGTGAGCTTTTGATAAAAGAATAGAAAATTGAGTTTGAATATTTTGACAACCTATGCCAGATCCTTTATGAATTGTGTTTTTTGATATAGATCATTTTAAGCAGGTAAATGATGTGCGATGACATGAAGCAGGTGATAAAATACTTATATGAGTAAGTAGGGTTCTTCATGATTATTTATCTAAGGTAGATTGAGAGCTTTATAGGTACTGATGAGAAGAGTTTGTTGCAGTAATACCACAAGACTCTTGATTTGAAACTGCACAACAGATAAAATCTTATCTTGAAGAGATAAGGCAGTATGTTTGTTCTTTGAGATGAGATTTTTATGGTATAGGTGAAGAGTTTGATTGAGTTAGTTTTTCATCATGAGTTTCTTTGATAAAAGATCAATCAACAGAAGCAAGGATACAAGCAGTAAGAGATGCGGATTATCTAGTT